A single window of Pontibacillus chungwhensis DNA harbors:
- a CDS encoding accessory Sec system S-layer assembly protein has translation MLNFLKRNKKDSDNQHKPSNDSTVDAEDLIEGVESDSSSEEVETELSINPDWKLAEEDVYVYRFMNNEHPPLKPNQLSLGAFELTKMDDEIAAGAFVRNSLNKKITFNETTILLMKTDGTKLGRKEFDLSKVGELPARSSRPHLFIFDKKELFVPIEEVPTEDWKLAFELKKSSQKHTLELEESWQKSMASEDFEKLKDYTESLKPPKPGEVNFMGLKAHQTDSGDLHVTMLIRNGSKKGIHLQQLPLQFEDASGEVVAKGGFKLENFEVSANTSKPWTFIFPKTMIQTSELDLSKWKAYPVQ, from the coding sequence ATGCTAAACTTTTTAAAGCGCAACAAGAAAGATTCAGACAATCAGCATAAGCCTTCCAACGATTCGACTGTTGATGCGGAGGATTTAATTGAAGGGGTAGAATCAGACTCTTCATCGGAAGAAGTAGAGACGGAACTATCTATCAATCCAGATTGGAAGCTTGCTGAAGAAGATGTATATGTCTACCGTTTTATGAACAATGAACACCCGCCATTAAAGCCTAATCAACTTTCATTAGGCGCATTTGAGTTAACGAAAATGGACGACGAGATTGCTGCCGGTGCCTTTGTTCGTAACTCTTTGAATAAGAAGATTACATTTAATGAAACGACTATTCTTTTAATGAAGACAGATGGAACTAAACTCGGACGAAAAGAATTCGATTTATCTAAAGTAGGCGAACTTCCTGCTCGCTCTAGCCGTCCTCACTTATTTATCTTTGACAAGAAGGAATTATTCGTTCCGATTGAGGAAGTACCGACAGAGGACTGGAAGTTAGCATTCGAATTGAAGAAAAGCTCTCAAAAGCATACTCTTGAACTAGAAGAAAGCTGGCAGAAATCCATGGCTAGTGAAGATTTCGAGAAATTAAAAGACTATACAGAGTCCCTCAAACCGCCTAAGCCAGGTGAAGTGAACTTTATGGGGTTAAAAGCTCACCAAACCGATAGCGGAGATCTTCACGTCACGATGTTAATCCGAAACGGAAGTAAAAAAGGCATTCACCTTCAACAGCTACCTCTTCAATTTGAGGATGCAAGTGGCGAAGTTGTAGCCAAGGGTGGCTTTAAGCTAGAAAACTTTGAAGTGTCAGCGAACACTAGTAAACCTTGGACCTTTATCTTCCCGAAAACTATGATTCAAACCTCAGAGTTAGATTTAAGCAAGTGGAAAGCTTATCCGGTTCAGTAA
- a CDS encoding glucosaminidase domain-containing protein, whose amino-acid sequence MRKAMVWVFSVVLLVTFFGMTEVAQAASQSWQDWGKRMNVQTDKVWTIQLNTPVKPESVNKDQVYVENSSSGERHAVTLQQTEDKKAIRVVPSQDYTVGQTYTLYVKQGLRSEQGNKPMEFSVKKSFNVSRDYQIAKMSGKDSYTYGRSFDTFAEAKADALQDGSEVIFYRNEVVWIPEGLARTKKFTILYADKNLNSSVTYVNSDAELEYIGSEGGNSLKVRLAGEVLYVKPTDVYLLPPQFIDGQSYYTNQNGELVHHLFYNGYYVSYTYGDAPESMAEGEKVYTPDGIVHLNDTDTPMFNQLSLKTKTDYTAEDIDQYIKENAPNSPLVGQGEAFMKAQEKYGVNALYLMAHAIHESAWGLSRIAQDKNNFFGLNASDDNPYVNADKFISVEANILYAAQFVSQNYLGEIGTDYRSNGDYLGNKAEGMNVKYASDPYWGQKIAGHMYRADNWLGNKDRNLLTGEPDPVADAGEKEEPQAGEKDFSDKEEGTTDVETSSESN is encoded by the coding sequence ATGAGAAAGGCAATGGTTTGGGTGTTTAGTGTCGTTTTACTTGTTACGTTCTTTGGGATGACGGAAGTTGCGCAGGCGGCTAGTCAATCCTGGCAAGATTGGGGTAAAAGGATGAACGTACAGACGGATAAGGTGTGGACGATTCAATTGAATACACCAGTAAAACCTGAAAGTGTAAATAAGGATCAGGTTTATGTGGAGAATAGCTCAAGCGGGGAGCGCCACGCCGTAACGTTGCAACAAACAGAAGATAAGAAGGCGATCCGTGTCGTACCGAGTCAAGACTACACGGTGGGCCAAACTTATACGTTATACGTGAAACAAGGATTACGTTCTGAACAAGGAAATAAACCTATGGAATTCTCAGTAAAAAAATCGTTCAATGTATCGAGAGATTATCAAATTGCTAAGATGAGTGGGAAAGATTCTTATACATATGGAAGGTCGTTTGACACATTTGCTGAAGCAAAAGCTGATGCGTTGCAAGACGGAAGTGAAGTGATCTTCTATCGCAATGAGGTCGTATGGATTCCTGAGGGACTCGCGCGTACGAAGAAGTTTACGATTTTGTATGCCGATAAGAATTTAAATTCATCGGTTACGTATGTGAATAGCGATGCTGAACTAGAGTATATCGGATCTGAGGGAGGAAATTCACTGAAAGTACGGTTGGCAGGTGAGGTATTGTATGTAAAGCCAACTGATGTTTATTTGCTTCCTCCTCAGTTTATTGATGGACAGTCGTATTATACGAATCAAAACGGAGAACTTGTTCACCACCTATTTTATAACGGATATTATGTGAGCTATACCTACGGAGATGCACCGGAGTCCATGGCAGAAGGGGAAAAGGTATATACTCCAGATGGGATTGTTCACCTGAATGATACAGATACACCAATGTTTAACCAGTTATCATTAAAAACAAAAACGGATTATACTGCAGAAGATATCGATCAGTATATTAAAGAGAACGCCCCAAATAGCCCTCTTGTTGGGCAGGGAGAAGCGTTCATGAAAGCACAAGAGAAATACGGTGTGAACGCCCTTTATTTAATGGCACACGCGATCCACGAAAGTGCGTGGGGATTAAGTCGTATTGCGCAGGATAAGAACAACTTCTTTGGCTTGAATGCAAGTGACGATAACCCTTATGTGAATGCGGACAAATTCATTTCCGTTGAAGCGAATATCCTATATGCAGCTCAGTTTGTGTCTCAGAATTATCTGGGGGAAATTGGTACAGACTATAGATCCAATGGGGACTATCTTGGGAATAAAGCTGAAGGTATGAACGTAAAATATGCATCTGATCCGTATTGGGGTCAAAAGATCGCCGGTCATATGTACCGTGCTGATAATTGGTTAGGAAATAAAGACCGTAACTTGTTAACAGGGGAACCGGATCCGGTGGCAGATGCTGGAGAAAAGGAAGAGCCTCAAGCAGGTGAGAAGGACTTTAGTGATAAAGAGGAAGGCACAACAGATGTAGAAACTTCTTCAGAATCTAACTAA
- a CDS encoding phytoene desaturase family protein, translating into MENVDVVVIGSGHNGLVSAFMLAEKGFRVLVLEKADLPGGASKSVEANGFVHDLYAMNIGLFLGSQFYEEYKEELLEHGFEPVVSDHPYASVFPDGTGLGIYQDREKTYQTLSAFSQGDADSWVRLNDYFDQTAPYFMPLMQMELPSFEAGKQFWKMYRHFKISGLLQLGSQLLQSPREFVDRWFTEKKMKSLIVPWGFHLDFAPDVSNGAVFPFLESVLNQRNGMAFSRGGIGQLMNSLIKGIEKRGGVVRTGADVDEILVEDGKAVGVKLTSGEIAYAKKAVIGNVTPTQLITRLLDQKKIDSSYVEKAKNYQYGPGTMMVHLELDSPLEWKAGEEYGDFAYIHIGPYVEDLSRTYTQSLNGVLPNSPLLVVGQPTTIDASRAPEGKHTLWIQVRALPASVKEDSLGEIAPGGWEDIKEAYAERVLDKLAHYAPNVREVLSHKIVLSPGDLEADNPNLVGGDSVSGSHHLHQNYAFRPVPGYSRYHTPIKNLYMVGAATWPGGGLNATSGYLLAHKLT; encoded by the coding sequence ATGGAGAATGTGGATGTGGTTGTGATTGGTAGTGGGCATAATGGGTTGGTTTCTGCCTTTATGTTGGCTGAGAAGGGCTTTCGGGTGTTGGTGCTTGAGAAGGCGGATTTGCCTGGGGGTGCTTCGAAGTCGGTGGAGGCTAATGGGTTTGTTCATGATTTGTATGCGATGAATATTGGGTTGTTTTTAGGATCTCAGTTTTATGAGGAGTATAAGGAGGAGCTTTTAGAGCATGGGTTTGAGCCGGTTGTGAGTGATCATCCTTATGCGAGTGTGTTTCCGGATGGGACGGGGCTTGGGATTTATCAGGATCGTGAGAAGACGTATCAAACCCTTTCTGCTTTTTCTCAAGGGGATGCTGACTCATGGGTTCGGTTAAACGATTACTTTGATCAGACCGCTCCTTATTTTATGCCGCTCATGCAAATGGAACTTCCTTCATTTGAGGCGGGGAAACAGTTTTGGAAGATGTACCGTCATTTTAAGATTAGCGGGCTGCTTCAGCTTGGAAGCCAGTTGCTTCAATCACCTCGAGAGTTTGTAGATCGTTGGTTTACGGAGAAGAAGATGAAATCTCTCATAGTTCCGTGGGGCTTTCATTTGGACTTTGCACCGGATGTGTCAAACGGTGCTGTCTTTCCGTTTCTTGAGTCGGTTTTAAATCAGCGCAATGGGATGGCTTTCTCCAGAGGTGGAATAGGACAGTTGATGAATAGCTTAATTAAAGGGATTGAAAAGAGGGGAGGAGTGGTTCGCACAGGGGCTGATGTGGATGAGATCCTTGTTGAGGACGGAAAAGCGGTTGGCGTTAAGCTTACTTCAGGTGAAATAGCTTATGCGAAGAAAGCGGTTATTGGGAATGTAACGCCGACCCAGCTTATTACCCGGTTGCTTGATCAGAAGAAAATCGATTCCTCTTATGTGGAGAAGGCAAAGAACTATCAGTATGGCCCAGGTACCATGATGGTTCACCTCGAATTAGACTCGCCTCTTGAGTGGAAAGCAGGTGAAGAATATGGAGATTTTGCTTACATTCATATTGGCCCTTATGTGGAAGATTTGTCTCGTACGTATACGCAAAGCCTGAACGGGGTGTTGCCAAATAGTCCGTTGCTCGTGGTTGGTCAACCTACAACCATTGATGCTTCAAGGGCGCCGGAGGGGAAGCATACCCTCTGGATTCAGGTTCGAGCGCTACCTGCGAGCGTTAAGGAAGATAGTCTGGGGGAAATTGCACCTGGGGGCTGGGAGGATATCAAGGAAGCTTACGCGGAACGGGTCCTGGATAAACTTGCACACTATGCTCCGAATGTCAGAGAAGTGTTATCTCATAAAATCGTTCTATCTCCTGGAGATTTAGAGGCGGATAACCCGAATTTAGTTGGGGGAGATAGTGTGAGCGGGAGTCATCATCTTCATCAGAATTATGCGTTCCGCCCTGTACCCGGGTATTCAAGATATCATACTCCGATTAAGAATTTATATATGGTAGGCGCAGCTACGTGGCCTGGTGGAGGATTGAATGCGACATCAGGGTACTTGTTGGCGCATAAATTGACTTAG
- a CDS encoding glycosyltransferase family 4 protein: MEFKALLLCFIASILITPVVKKLAVKIGATDKPNERKVHQKLMPRLGGLAIFLSFIAGVLLFYPDSPYTWPLIIGSTIIIITGVLDDMKELSPKWKMAGQLAAALIVVIAGNVKVEYINIPFGDTLQFGWFSIPITILWIVGITNAINLIDGLDGLAAGVSSIALLTISGMAISMGDIFVSMVGLITLGSTLGFLVYNFYPAKIFMGDTGALFLGFIISVLSLLGFKNITLFSFIIPVIILGVPISDTIFAIVRRFVQRKPLSSPDKSHLHHCLLRLGYTHPETVLMIYAMAALFSLAAVIFSQATMFGSVFVLFTLLILIELVVEVTGLISQNYRPILNLIRDYRTKR, encoded by the coding sequence ATGGAGTTTAAGGCCTTATTATTATGTTTCATTGCTTCAATCCTCATCACACCTGTTGTGAAGAAGTTAGCTGTTAAAATTGGAGCGACGGATAAACCGAATGAACGAAAAGTACACCAAAAATTAATGCCACGTTTAGGTGGCTTAGCGATATTTCTTAGTTTTATCGCAGGCGTCCTTCTATTCTACCCTGATTCACCTTATACCTGGCCGCTAATCATCGGAAGCACGATCATTATCATAACGGGCGTGCTTGATGATATGAAGGAGCTATCGCCAAAGTGGAAGATGGCAGGTCAGCTTGCGGCTGCTCTTATTGTCGTTATAGCTGGAAATGTGAAAGTTGAGTACATCAACATTCCATTTGGAGATACTCTCCAGTTTGGTTGGTTTAGTATCCCCATTACGATTCTTTGGATTGTAGGGATTACAAACGCGATCAATTTAATTGATGGTCTTGATGGGTTAGCAGCTGGCGTATCGTCAATTGCTTTGTTAACCATCTCAGGTATGGCGATTTCAATGGGCGATATCTTTGTTTCCATGGTCGGTCTGATTACACTAGGAAGTACGTTAGGCTTTCTTGTTTACAACTTCTATCCGGCTAAGATCTTTATGGGAGACACAGGAGCTTTATTCTTAGGCTTCATTATTAGTGTTCTATCTCTCCTTGGCTTTAAGAACATTACGTTATTCTCGTTCATTATCCCGGTTATTATTCTAGGCGTTCCAATTTCTGATACGATTTTCGCGATTGTGAGAAGGTTTGTTCAACGCAAACCGCTATCGTCGCCAGATAAATCTCACTTGCACCATTGCTTGCTACGATTAGGATATACTCATCCTGAGACGGTTCTTATGATTTATGCAATGGCTGCGCTGTTTAGCTTAGCGGCGGTTATTTTCTCCCAGGCTACTATGTTTGGATCCGTATTTGTCCTGTTTACGCTGCTCATTTTAATCGAGCTTGTGGTTGAAGTGACAGGGTTAATTAGTCAAAATTACCGTCCAATCTTGAATTTAATACGTGATTATCGTACGAAGCGATAA
- a CDS encoding N-acetylmuramoyl-L-alanine amidase: MTARHFVGTLLSLFVLFLAPVIAQAETEWVELPDASDVEPDKTWTIEFNTSINEATVKDNISVRTLNNGQYTPSFDVSADGKKITIHPPKDGYNSEEYYQLSVKKEISSAQGKEMEKGYKKKFRIKQYEEKPQTKPDPEQPEEPEEKPIEEKEILSTGTVTADILNVRSGPSANYERMGSISRGEKVKVYDFDGFWAEIEYGGKTGYVHKTYMKLRKEGGTAIEGQRVVIDAGHGDHDPGAQDRGTQEKEINLDVSQRVAERLKELGATPIMTRDSDKFVTLQGRVDYAQEVNGDLFVSIHTNAAYRSAKGSEVFYDTRKLSNVEEGRILADKIQRQLVDVVDMYDRGVKDNNWHVIHYNTLPSVLVELGFVTNSEDYEKLTSDHYRDLYAQAITQGIVDYYEEEVN, encoded by the coding sequence ATGACAGCTAGACATTTCGTAGGGACCCTTCTAAGTTTATTTGTTTTGTTTTTAGCACCGGTAATAGCCCAAGCAGAGACAGAATGGGTAGAATTACCTGACGCATCAGACGTAGAACCAGATAAGACATGGACAATTGAATTCAACACATCAATTAATGAAGCAACGGTCAAAGATAACATTTCAGTTCGAACATTAAACAATGGACAGTACACTCCTTCATTTGACGTGAGTGCTGATGGGAAGAAGATTACCATTCACCCTCCTAAAGACGGATACAATAGTGAGGAGTACTATCAGCTTTCAGTGAAGAAGGAAATTTCATCTGCGCAAGGTAAAGAGATGGAAAAAGGGTACAAGAAGAAGTTCCGCATTAAACAGTACGAGGAAAAGCCACAAACAAAGCCAGATCCTGAACAACCAGAAGAACCAGAAGAAAAACCAATTGAAGAGAAAGAGATCTTATCAACTGGAACGGTCACAGCGGATATATTAAATGTACGTAGTGGACCGAGTGCAAATTATGAAAGAATGGGTTCGATTTCACGAGGCGAAAAAGTAAAAGTTTATGATTTTGACGGTTTCTGGGCAGAAATTGAGTATGGTGGAAAGACAGGTTATGTGCATAAGACCTATATGAAACTGCGTAAAGAAGGCGGTACAGCTATCGAAGGACAACGTGTTGTTATCGATGCTGGACATGGGGACCATGATCCAGGTGCACAAGACCGAGGCACACAAGAAAAGGAAATTAATTTAGATGTATCCCAGCGTGTAGCTGAGCGTTTGAAAGAGCTAGGTGCAACACCGATTATGACGCGTGACTCAGACAAGTTCGTGACGCTTCAAGGACGTGTGGACTATGCGCAAGAAGTAAATGGAGATCTCTTTGTAAGTATTCACACGAATGCAGCTTACCGCAGTGCGAAAGGTTCTGAAGTATTTTACGATACAAGGAAGTTAAGTAATGTGGAAGAAGGGCGTATTCTAGCTGATAAAATCCAAAGGCAACTGGTCGATGTTGTAGATATGTATGACCGTGGTGTGAAGGATAACAACTGGCACGTCATTCATTACAATACATTGCCAAGTGTTCTAGTTGAGCTTGGATTCGTTACAAACAGTGAAGATTACGAAAAGCTTACGTCAGATCATTACCGTGATCTTTACGCACAAGCGATTACTCAAGGGATTGTCGACTACTACGAAGAAGAAGTAAACTAA
- the secA2 gene encoding accessory Sec system translocase SecA2 → MLETIKQYYGDKKSERQLKIYKKNVDTINEWEHKIETLTDEELQHKTVEFKERIAEGATVDTIKEEAFAVVREAAKRKLGMRHYDVQLIGGLVLLEGNIAEMMTGEGKTLVASLPSYLRALEGKGVHVITVNEYLAQRDRELIGPIHEFLGLTVGLNITQMSPEEKKQAYQADITYGIGTEFGFDYLRDNMAQQPAQRVQRPYHYAIVDEIDSVLVDEAKTPLIIAGKTMASPQLHRVCAKLAKSFKAERDYNFDVTTKATSLTEDGITKVERAFGVDNLFELEHQTLYHYMIQGVRAHVMFERDVDYIVDEGQVKLIDMFTGRMMEGRTLSDGLHQAIEAKEGLEITEENKTQANITIQNYFRMYPILSGMTGTAKTEEKEFQHTYNMDVIQIPTNKPIIRQDLEDYIYATKEQKYKAMLDDVKERHSNGQPILIGTTSILQSETVANYLDEENIPYELLNAKSVEQEVRLISLAGQKGQVTIATNMAGRGTDIMLGEGAAEAGGLHVLGTERHESRRIDNQLKGRSGRQGDPGSTQFIISMEDDMMHRFAQEETERKMKSLKTDDTGLVLNKDIYKFIDTVQRISEGSNFNIREFNLKLDDVINDQRGVIYTLRNQFLESKSSLELVLPYITDYLLDVVEKECPETIVPEKWNLGHLETEINRAAPLIETNLTEQSFESIDDVKDYVQKIADEYTTKIEVLSKNIMLQNRLKQVSIAVIDRQWIRHLEMMNRLREGIGMRQYQQEDPLRLYQNEGLDVFHHTMFEVKREMVLQLSRFVQGIRNKKQTKS, encoded by the coding sequence ATGCTTGAGACGATAAAGCAATATTACGGAGATAAGAAGTCAGAGCGTCAGTTAAAAATCTATAAGAAGAATGTCGACACCATTAATGAATGGGAACATAAAATTGAAACCTTAACAGATGAAGAACTTCAACATAAAACTGTTGAATTTAAAGAACGAATAGCAGAAGGAGCTACCGTTGATACCATAAAAGAAGAAGCGTTTGCTGTAGTACGTGAGGCTGCCAAACGTAAATTAGGCATGCGCCATTATGATGTGCAGTTAATCGGCGGACTTGTTTTGCTTGAAGGAAATATCGCTGAAATGATGACGGGAGAAGGAAAAACACTCGTTGCTTCCCTTCCAAGTTATTTACGAGCACTAGAAGGCAAAGGTGTCCACGTTATTACAGTGAACGAATACTTAGCCCAACGTGACCGGGAGTTAATTGGTCCGATCCACGAATTTTTAGGCCTTACGGTTGGCTTAAATATTACCCAGATGTCACCTGAAGAGAAAAAGCAAGCTTATCAGGCAGACATCACCTACGGCATCGGAACAGAGTTTGGCTTTGATTACCTTCGGGATAACATGGCTCAACAACCGGCACAACGCGTTCAGCGCCCCTATCATTATGCCATTGTCGATGAAATTGATAGTGTGCTAGTTGATGAAGCCAAAACCCCGCTTATTATTGCCGGTAAAACAATGGCAAGCCCTCAACTGCACCGCGTTTGTGCAAAGCTCGCCAAATCATTTAAAGCAGAACGAGATTACAACTTCGACGTTACTACAAAGGCTACTAGTCTGACTGAAGATGGAATTACGAAGGTGGAACGTGCCTTTGGTGTAGATAATCTATTTGAATTAGAGCACCAAACGCTTTATCACTATATGATCCAAGGCGTTCGTGCACACGTCATGTTCGAGCGCGACGTGGATTACATTGTTGATGAAGGTCAGGTTAAACTGATCGATATGTTCACAGGACGTATGATGGAAGGGCGCACCCTTTCAGACGGATTACACCAGGCCATCGAAGCCAAGGAAGGCCTTGAAATTACAGAAGAGAACAAGACACAAGCCAACATTACAATCCAAAACTACTTCCGCATGTACCCGATCCTCTCAGGTATGACAGGTACAGCCAAAACGGAAGAGAAGGAATTCCAGCATACGTACAACATGGATGTTATTCAAATTCCTACGAATAAGCCTATCATTCGTCAGGATCTTGAAGATTATATTTATGCTACCAAAGAGCAGAAATATAAAGCCATGCTTGATGATGTGAAAGAACGTCACAGCAATGGGCAACCCATCTTAATTGGTACCACCTCCATTCTTCAGTCTGAGACAGTAGCAAACTATCTTGATGAAGAGAACATTCCTTATGAACTATTGAATGCCAAGAGTGTGGAACAAGAAGTACGCCTAATTTCTCTTGCAGGTCAAAAAGGACAAGTCACAATCGCCACCAACATGGCCGGTCGTGGTACAGACATTATGCTTGGAGAGGGCGCTGCAGAGGCAGGCGGTCTTCACGTCCTAGGTACTGAGCGTCATGAATCTCGTCGTATTGATAATCAGCTAAAGGGGCGCTCCGGTCGCCAGGGTGATCCTGGTTCTACGCAGTTTATCATTTCTATGGAAGATGATATGATGCATCGTTTCGCACAGGAAGAAACCGAACGTAAGATGAAATCATTGAAAACTGATGATACGGGTCTTGTGTTAAATAAAGATATCTATAAGTTTATCGATACAGTACAGCGCATTTCTGAAGGAAGCAACTTTAACATTCGCGAATTCAACCTAAAACTAGACGACGTAATTAACGACCAGCGCGGAGTCATTTATACATTACGTAATCAGTTCTTAGAATCTAAATCTTCTTTAGAACTTGTTCTTCCTTATATCACGGACTACCTTCTTGATGTCGTCGAGAAAGAATGTCCGGAAACCATTGTCCCTGAGAAATGGAACCTTGGTCATTTGGAAACAGAAATTAATCGTGCTGCACCATTAATCGAGACCAATTTAACGGAACAATCCTTCGAAAGCATCGATGATGTGAAGGATTACGTTCAGAAAATCGCAGACGAATATACGACAAAAATTGAAGTCCTTAGTAAAAACATCATGTTACAAAATCGCTTAAAACAAGTTTCTATCGCGGTTATTGACCGACAGTGGATTCGTCACCTTGAGATGATGAACCGTCTGCGTGAAGGAATTGGCATGCGCCAATATCAACAAGAAGACCCTCTTCGCCTTTACCAGAATGAAGGTCTTGATGTGTTCCATCACACAATGTTTGAAGTTAAACGAGAAATGGTTCTTCAACTCTCCCGCTTTGTCCAGGGAATTCGCAATAAAAAGCAAACGAAATCATAA
- a CDS encoding ribbon-helix-helix protein, CopG family: MKKKKISVSVEEDLFHKIDEKTQELGISKSAFLSFSASFFLHQLESTEQSVGNPNISVYQLIKSNIEALEEAKQMSKDQQK; the protein is encoded by the coding sequence ATGAAGAAGAAAAAGATAAGTGTTTCTGTTGAAGAAGACTTGTTTCACAAAATAGATGAAAAAACACAAGAGCTTGGAATTAGTAAGAGTGCGTTTCTTTCTTTTTCTGCTAGCTTCTTTCTTCATCAGCTAGAAAGTACAGAACAGTCCGTTGGAAATCCAAACATAAGTGTTTACCAGTTAATCAAGAGCAACATTGAAGCTCTTGAAGAGGCGAAACAAATGAGTAAGGACCAACAAAAGTAA